The following are encoded together in the Picrophilus oshimae DSM 9789 genome:
- a CDS encoding cobalt-precorrin 5A hydrolase: MRIAGIAITENGIKILKDISKCIDIDIYQGRRLSDNGFLSINDITREIFNKYDAIIYTVALGAVVRIISRYIKSKYTDPGIIVIDDAGRFTISLLSGHRIANNLSVIISKCINNQPVITTASEANNVESIEEIIKNKNIIVNGNIASISYDIISGKNMLLIDECNSNLRFPDNVKENIDDFHGRIIITRRDIKPGPNDLILLKRDLCIGIGFSSDADYNNLFNAIDAALRSINASFNAIKRIATIDIKRGSAPLNDLIKKIKCDAIFYKNEELNSTGIINGDVYKYIGAYSVSTASAYLSSNHGKMLIEKMVFKNVTVSIFSDNDEDK, translated from the coding sequence ATGAGGATTGCCGGCATAGCAATAACAGAGAATGGCATAAAAATATTAAAAGACATATCAAAATGCATTGACATTGATATTTATCAGGGCAGGAGGCTCTCAGACAATGGCTTTTTATCAATTAATGATATAACCAGGGAGATCTTCAATAAATATGATGCAATAATATACACGGTGGCACTTGGCGCAGTTGTAAGAATAATATCAAGGTATATAAAAAGCAAGTATACCGACCCTGGTATAATAGTTATAGATGATGCCGGCAGATTCACTATAAGTCTTTTATCCGGGCATAGAATAGCGAATAATTTATCAGTTATTATATCAAAATGCATAAACAATCAGCCTGTGATAACAACGGCATCTGAGGCAAACAACGTTGAATCAATAGAGGAGATAATAAAAAATAAAAACATCATTGTTAATGGAAACATTGCATCGATCTCATATGATATTATCTCTGGAAAGAACATGCTTTTAATCGATGAATGCAATTCAAATTTAAGATTTCCTGATAATGTTAAGGAAAACATCGATGATTTTCATGGCAGAATAATAATAACCAGAAGGGATATAAAACCCGGGCCAAATGATTTAATACTGTTAAAAAGGGATCTTTGCATTGGAATCGGCTTTTCAAGTGATGCAGATTATAATAATCTTTTTAACGCTATTGATGCAGCATTAAGGAGCATAAATGCATCATTTAATGCAATTAAGCGCATAGCAACTATAGATATAAAAAGGGGATCTGCGCCATTAAACGATTTAATAAAAAAAATAAAATGCGATGCAATCTTTTATAAAAATGAAGAACTTAACAGCACGGGCATAATCAACGGCGATGTGTATAAATACATCGGTGCATATTCAGTTTCAACGGCATCGGCCTATTTATCATCAAACCATGGAAAAATGTTAATTGAAAAGATGGTATTTAAAAATGTAACGGTATCAATATTCAGTGATAATGATGAGGATAAATAG
- the cbiD gene encoding cobalt-precorrin-5B (C(1))-methyltransferase CbiD: protein MPRYGYTTGTCATAATRAAIIALATGRKLKSVEVKLPSKKNAIININDVEIKEDYAMASVVKDGGDDPDVTTGLVIYSKVSFTDSGIYVDGGEGIGRVTKEGLPVKPGNAAINPVPMRMIKNTAMETLSELNISSGLKIIISAPGGDKVALKTCNPKLGIIGGISILGTTGIVVPYSAASWRASIVLAMRVAIKSNYDTVILTTGSRTEEYARKLFNDRYPCIDVGDFIGFSVRRAAENGIKNIIIACMPGKASKLARGMEDTSSRNSGVDFDFIYKMALSINIKNAEIIKNSNTVNALVDEFTDDGLFKLMAELAKINLRRISNINIDVIIFDMSGNVIS from the coding sequence ATGCCTAGGTATGGATACACAACTGGCACATGTGCAACCGCAGCAACCAGGGCTGCAATAATAGCCCTTGCCACCGGCAGAAAATTAAAAAGTGTCGAGGTAAAATTACCATCAAAGAAAAATGCGATAATTAATATAAATGATGTTGAGATAAAGGAAGATTATGCAATGGCATCCGTTGTAAAGGATGGCGGGGATGACCCGGATGTTACAACAGGGCTTGTTATATATTCAAAGGTTTCATTTACCGATTCGGGAATATACGTTGATGGCGGTGAGGGCATAGGCCGCGTCACAAAAGAAGGTCTTCCTGTAAAACCAGGCAATGCGGCGATAAATCCGGTGCCAATGAGAATGATAAAAAACACGGCCATGGAAACACTATCAGAATTGAATATTTCATCAGGATTAAAAATTATAATATCGGCTCCCGGAGGAGATAAGGTCGCATTAAAAACATGTAACCCAAAGCTTGGAATCATTGGCGGCATATCAATACTTGGAACAACGGGCATTGTTGTGCCATACTCGGCAGCATCGTGGCGTGCAAGCATAGTCCTTGCAATGCGTGTTGCTATTAAATCAAATTATGATACCGTGATACTGACAACGGGTTCAAGAACCGAGGAATACGCGAGAAAATTATTTAATGACAGGTACCCGTGCATAGACGTTGGCGATTTTATAGGCTTCTCCGTAAGACGCGCTGCGGAGAATGGCATAAAGAATATTATAATAGCATGCATGCCTGGAAAGGCATCAAAGCTTGCCAGGGGCATGGAGGATACATCAAGCAGGAACTCTGGTGTGGACTTTGATTTTATATATAAGATGGCATTAAGCATAAATATAAAAAATGCAGAAATAATAAAAAATTCAAATACAGTAAATGCACTGGTTGATGAATTCACGGATGATGGATTATTTAAATTAATGGCAGAGCTTGCGAAAATCAATTTAAGAAGGATATCTAATATCAATATTGATGTCATTATATTTGATATGTCAGGAAATGTGATATCATGA
- a CDS encoding precorrin-8X methylmutase, protein MLNPGEIYRKSLEIIYNSLGIDDSKENRIKARAVHATGDLDVFKTIVFKNDPLNNGINALRLNRFIVTDVNMVMSGITRYNRKVCLINDDDVLLKSKMTGLSRSYLSIKKAASIYKDAIYVIGDAPTALMSLIEEVKKGLRPSLVIATPVGFVSALESKIDLLSCEIPLITNISRKGGSPMAAALMNGIIGELHA, encoded by the coding sequence ATGTTAAATCCAGGGGAAATTTACAGGAAAAGCCTTGAAATAATCTATAATAGCCTTGGCATAGATGATAGTAAAGAGAACAGAATAAAGGCCCGTGCGGTTCATGCAACCGGAGATCTTGATGTATTTAAAACGATTGTTTTTAAGAACGATCCATTAAATAATGGCATTAACGCCTTAAGATTAAACAGGTTTATAGTAACAGATGTTAACATGGTAATGTCAGGGATAACAAGGTATAATAGAAAGGTATGCCTAATAAATGACGACGATGTCCTTTTAAAATCAAAAATGACCGGGCTTTCAAGGTCATATCTTTCAATAAAGAAGGCCGCATCAATTTATAAAGATGCAATCTATGTTATAGGTGATGCGCCAACAGCACTTATGTCATTGATCGAGGAGGTGAAAAAAGGCCTAAGGCCATCGCTTGTCATAGCAACGCCCGTCGGCTTTGTATCAGCACTTGAATCAAAGATTGATCTTTTATCCTGCGAAATACCGTTGATAACAAACATTTCCAGAAAAGGTGGTTCCCCAATGGCTGCAGCATTAATGAATGGAATAATAGGTGAGCTTCATGCCTAG
- the cobK gene encoding precorrin-6A reductase, whose translation MRRIYIINGTSDSRFIIKRLRHDNYIISSAVTDEGIKKLSDLGIDAVKGPLDINEMMNLLKEKNIDLIIDASHPFAYSISRTAMTVSEELGIDYIRYERPSILYESTSTFSSYDEIADCLNRMKCRALITTGIKNIDYIKNVIDKKNIIIRVLPRPENIERLINIGIPEKNIIAMEGPFTYELELAIMNNYNIECLVTKDNGDIEKIKAALEKGIKILILKRDNMEYKNVYNDINEIIKVVYNVKSRGNLQEKP comes from the coding sequence TTGAGGCGTATATACATAATCAATGGAACATCGGATTCAAGGTTTATAATAAAAAGATTGAGGCATGACAATTACATTATATCAAGCGCCGTTACCGATGAGGGTATTAAAAAACTCTCAGATCTTGGCATAGATGCTGTAAAGGGCCCTCTTGATATTAATGAAATGATGAATTTACTAAAGGAGAAAAACATAGATTTAATAATAGATGCATCACATCCATTTGCATACAGCATAAGCAGAACCGCAATGACAGTCTCCGAGGAGCTTGGTATAGATTATATAAGATATGAAAGGCCATCGATATTATATGAAAGCACATCAACATTTTCAAGCTATGATGAGATAGCAGATTGTTTAAACAGAATGAAATGTCGAGCACTAATAACAACCGGAATAAAAAATATTGATTATATAAAAAATGTAATTGATAAAAAGAACATTATTATTAGGGTCCTTCCAAGGCCTGAAAATATAGAAAGATTAATTAATATTGGCATTCCTGAAAAAAATATAATAGCAATGGAGGGCCCATTTACATACGAGTTAGAGCTTGCAATAATGAACAATTATAATATAGAATGCCTCGTTACAAAGGATAACGGTGACATAGAAAAAATAAAGGCCGCGCTTGAAAAGGGTATTAAAATTCTTATATTAAAAAGGGATAACATGGAATATAAAAACGTTTACAACGATATTAATGAAATCATAAAAGTGGTATACAATGTTAAATCCAGGGGAAATTTACAGGAAAAGCCTTGA
- a CDS encoding class I SAM-dependent methyltransferase, with translation MDYYMEGEEKFGMLTTMFYNSIAWRLLKKLYKFSINRLDGLSPSTIMDIGAGPGRFSLMVAKKFPGARIYCVDPSPYMVETERKLFKKNNINAVCVQGSSREVPLNEKFDLIITSLSYHHWLEKEKSLDYLSSLLNINGSIFIFEFLRESYKSPFQFMYREHSLSINDAKNIHLKNCETMIDTDKNFIAVKITRTL, from the coding sequence ATGGATTACTACATGGAAGGCGAGGAAAAATTTGGAATGTTAACAACGATGTTCTATAATTCAATTGCATGGCGCCTGCTAAAAAAGTTATATAAATTTTCAATTAACAGGCTTGACGGCCTTTCACCATCAACGATAATGGATATCGGTGCAGGTCCTGGAAGGTTCTCATTAATGGTTGCAAAAAAATTTCCGGGGGCAAGGATTTACTGCGTTGATCCATCGCCATACATGGTTGAGACCGAAAGGAAGCTGTTTAAAAAGAATAATATCAATGCAGTGTGCGTGCAGGGTAGCAGCCGTGAGGTGCCATTAAATGAAAAATTTGATTTGATAATAACCTCGCTTTCCTATCACCACTGGCTTGAAAAGGAGAAAAGCCTTGATTATTTATCATCACTTTTAAATATTAACGGAAGTATCTTCATCTTTGAATTTTTAAGAGAATCTTATAAATCGCCTTTTCAGTTCATGTACCGTGAGCATTCATTATCAATAAACGATGCAAAGAACATACATTTAAAGAACTGTGAGACCATGATCGATACCGATAAGAATTTTATAGCTGTTAAAATAACCAGAACCCTTTAA
- a CDS encoding winged helix-turn-helix transcriptional regulator, translated as MIDYQGEIICIDPGLPLMHVLGKKYTMLILGVIGNNDTRKNFNDIYKSIPGASRRIIANRLSELLRMNVIKRVNGNVTYYELTDLGKKIRSGIVCFLKSLT; from the coding sequence ATGATCGATTACCAGGGTGAAATAATATGCATAGATCCTGGACTGCCGTTGATGCATGTGCTTGGTAAAAAATACACAATGCTTATACTTGGTGTTATAGGTAATAATGATACAAGAAAGAACTTTAATGATATATATAAATCGATACCTGGGGCAAGCAGGAGGATAATAGCAAACAGGCTATCCGAGCTCTTGAGAATGAATGTAATAAAAAGGGTAAACGGCAATGTCACATACTATGAATTAACCGATCTTGGTAAAAAAATAAGATCTGGAATAGTATGCTTTCTAAAATCGCTCACATGA
- the menC gene encoding o-succinylbenzoate synthase, which produces MEISYYIVRMPLKNPFTTSFGTDIYRESIIFRLSENGITAYSECVSDHDPFYSYEDNTTAMHIISEYLIKSLKNLPEPEEFLKSVSYIKGHNMAKAALEMLLYDYHARLNKKSLADYLGQNRGYAIPGISIGIDKIDKMLERIDEAVKMGYNRIKVKIKKGLENEILKSIRDVYPDISLSADANSDYTFNDIELLKSLDRYNLVYIEQPLCYDDLIYHSKLSREISTPICLDESITSSKRAEKAFEIGACSVINIKPGRVSGLTESIKIARIAMENNGHAWVGGMLETGIGRAYNMALAANNLIDYPGDTSPNARYYSEDLVKNPFTMDNGIISIDLKRPGTGIDVDSNALKKYTIDSGKFEI; this is translated from the coding sequence ATGGAGATTTCGTATTACATTGTTAGAATGCCCTTAAAAAATCCATTTACAACAAGTTTTGGCACCGATATATACCGGGAATCAATAATATTCAGGTTAAGTGAAAATGGAATAACAGCATATTCAGAATGCGTGAGCGATCACGATCCATTCTACAGCTATGAAGATAATACAACAGCAATGCATATAATATCAGAATATCTTATAAAATCTCTTAAGAACCTTCCAGAACCGGAGGAATTTTTAAAGAGTGTATCATATATAAAGGGCCATAATATGGCAAAGGCTGCCCTGGAAATGCTTTTATATGATTACCATGCAAGGTTAAATAAAAAGAGCCTTGCAGACTATCTTGGGCAAAACAGGGGATATGCAATACCTGGAATATCAATAGGCATCGATAAGATAGATAAAATGCTTGAAAGAATAGACGAGGCAGTAAAAATGGGGTATAACAGAATAAAGGTCAAGATAAAAAAGGGGCTTGAGAATGAGATATTAAAAAGCATACGTGATGTTTATCCGGATATAAGTTTAAGCGCCGATGCAAATTCTGATTATACTTTTAACGATATTGAATTATTAAAATCACTTGACCGGTACAATCTTGTTTACATAGAGCAGCCCCTCTGCTACGATGATTTAATATACCATTCAAAACTTTCCAGGGAGATCTCAACACCAATATGCCTTGATGAATCAATAACCTCATCAAAGCGTGCGGAAAAGGCCTTCGAGATTGGAGCATGCTCTGTAATAAACATAAAACCAGGGCGTGTTTCCGGGCTTACAGAATCAATAAAAATTGCAAGAATAGCCATGGAGAATAATGGTCATGCATGGGTTGGCGGCATGCTCGAAACCGGTATAGGCAGGGCCTATAACATGGCCCTGGCGGCAAACAACCTTATAGATTATCCTGGTGATACATCACCAAATGCAAGGTATTACAGTGAAGATCTTGTTAAGAATCCGTTTACAATGGATAATGGCATTATAAGCATCGATTTAAAAAGGCCCGGAACCGGTATAGACGTGGATTCAAATGCATTGAAAAAATATACAATTGATTCCGGAAAATTTGAGATATAA
- a CDS encoding glycosyltransferase family 2 protein has translation MGYFQYRLFTIEKYNNTIRRLSLMPRYVLIALIIFMTLSSFFVYIIIIRIHIYNNNLRLITLLWLIPMPFIIINFLYFLRLPGEDFRIHRVIGSCRPVIFQITTLGFNYKSVIETVKSVDYWYNKLLSEHRIEFESEIWVVIEPDGYKKNKRYFSEIEKMARFIVVPEDYKTLNKTTGKARALQYACDIRKRDAWIYHQDEETMVGEDTILGIDEFIKTHKTGVGVGIILYPQNFNGRPSQMQELSRSYMDIMSIFSQRSERNMLVGFHGSHIILSSDIEDSIGWDFGNRSTAEDLNFENAVRRRYKNVFYLLKGFAYEKAALCKMDQLRQRRRWIRGIMESILRKDISRIRKTVMIFQLISWFSAALSLFLFVLVIIYKFSIIIPELAFLSPFIWFLMLIQYYSGYSMHRQYIKKLSIYVLIKNGLIGAFVDMISPWYAILRLKYTPKKDFIKKDV, from the coding sequence ATGGGTTATTTTCAGTACAGACTTTTTACCATTGAAAAGTATAATAACACAATAAGGCGCCTTAGCCTGATGCCGAGGTATGTTCTTATCGCCCTGATAATCTTTATGACGTTATCATCATTCTTTGTATACATTATAATAATAAGGATACATATATATAACAACAATCTTAGGCTAATAACGCTGCTATGGCTCATACCAATGCCATTTATAATAATAAACTTTCTATACTTTTTAAGGCTGCCAGGTGAGGATTTTAGAATACACAGGGTTATAGGCAGCTGCAGGCCTGTAATATTTCAAATAACAACTCTTGGGTTTAATTACAAATCTGTTATTGAAACTGTAAAATCGGTTGATTACTGGTATAATAAACTTTTATCCGAGCATAGAATAGAGTTTGAATCCGAGATCTGGGTGGTTATAGAACCCGATGGCTATAAGAAAAACAAAAGGTATTTCTCAGAAATAGAAAAGATGGCAAGGTTTATAGTCGTTCCCGAGGATTATAAAACCTTAAATAAAACCACCGGCAAGGCAAGGGCGCTCCAGTATGCCTGTGATATTAGAAAAAGGGATGCCTGGATATACCACCAGGACGAGGAGACCATGGTTGGCGAGGATACAATATTGGGCATAGATGAATTTATAAAGACGCATAAGACCGGTGTTGGTGTTGGCATAATATTATACCCGCAGAACTTCAACGGCAGGCCATCACAGATGCAGGAGCTATCAAGAAGCTACATGGATATAATGAGCATATTCTCACAGAGGAGCGAGAGGAACATGCTTGTTGGATTTCACGGATCACATATAATATTATCATCGGATATAGAGGATTCCATAGGCTGGGATTTTGGCAATAGATCAACCGCAGAGGATTTAAACTTTGAGAATGCTGTTAGAAGGAGATATAAAAACGTTTTTTATTTATTAAAGGGTTTTGCATATGAAAAGGCAGCGCTCTGCAAGATGGATCAGCTTAGACAGAGGCGCCGCTGGATACGGGGCATAATGGAATCAATTCTAAGAAAGGATATAAGCAGGATCAGAAAAACGGTGATGATCTTTCAGCTAATATCATGGTTTTCAGCAGCGCTTTCACTGTTTCTTTTCGTGCTTGTAATAATATACAAATTTTCTATAATAATACCTGAGCTTGCCTTTTTATCACCATTTATATGGTTTCTCATGTTAATACAGTACTATTCAGGTTACTCCATGCACAGGCAGTACATAAAAAAGCTGAGCATCTACGTTTTAATAAAAAACGGATTAATCGGGGCCTTTGTTGATATGATATCGCCCTGGTACGCGATATTAAGGTTAAAATACACACCAAAGAAGGATTTTATAAAAAAAGATGTTTAG
- a CDS encoding cysteine hydrolase: MKLLGSKKIYETMEEIINPEHTMLVMWDVQNGLVNNVFNKNEFLSSAKRLLEAARASGMKVLYTKITPLPKEYMSPAMISSYMMRFHVDDPEKLPVFMAPGSSEAEIYDELRPKENDYVLNKHTASIFIGTIFDNMLKAAKIETIIFAGIATEIGVESSARDAGNLGYYTIVASDACSSSSRDGHEAALKSLSSVVMVSTVDDIIKNLKY, encoded by the coding sequence ATGAAACTTTTAGGAAGCAAAAAAATATATGAAACCATGGAGGAGATAATAAACCCGGAGCACACAATGCTTGTTATGTGGGACGTACAGAACGGCCTTGTAAACAATGTTTTTAATAAAAACGAGTTTTTAAGCTCTGCAAAGAGGCTTTTAGAGGCAGCACGTGCATCAGGCATGAAGGTTCTCTACACAAAGATTACGCCCCTGCCGAAGGAATACATGTCACCGGCAATGATATCATCCTATATGATGAGATTTCATGTTGATGATCCTGAGAAATTGCCTGTTTTTATGGCACCAGGATCAAGTGAGGCCGAGATATATGATGAATTAAGGCCAAAAGAGAACGATTACGTTTTAAACAAGCACACCGCAAGCATATTCATCGGCACAATCTTTGACAACATGCTTAAGGCCGCAAAAATAGAGACTATTATATTTGCAGGAATAGCAACGGAGATCGGTGTTGAATCAAGTGCCAGGGATGCAGGAAACCTTGGATACTACACAATAGTTGCATCTGATGCATGCTCCTCATCATCAAGGGATGGCCATGAGGCTGCATTAAAGTCTTTATCAAGCGTTGTTATGGTTTCAACCGTTGATGATATAATTAAAAATTTAAAATACTAA
- a CDS encoding class I SAM-dependent methyltransferase, translating into MPVDFGIYHHSSREESEKLRNISKIMFIEAFKKLGYNGDEDINILDAGAGSGFVTYVTASYFKNAEITDLDNFSGSLIDNSIERLENNLRELGIYNRINIINDDLLNMKIKNNFDLVVSNLVLHNLGRRRFIAYKNIKMALRCTGHFINADGFIRKNIFVEPLKKDVSRISDIFDVEFAMEPSDQKKNAPWRYILVCMRPIC; encoded by the coding sequence ATGCCCGTTGATTTTGGTATTTATCATCATTCATCCAGGGAGGAATCCGAGAAACTTAGAAATATATCAAAAATTATGTTCATTGAGGCATTTAAAAAGCTTGGATACAATGGTGATGAGGATATAAATATACTTGATGCGGGTGCGGGCTCAGGCTTTGTTACATATGTCACGGCATCGTACTTTAAAAATGCAGAGATAACAGATCTTGATAATTTTTCCGGATCATTAATTGATAACAGCATTGAAAGGCTTGAAAACAATTTAAGGGAGCTTGGCATTTACAATAGAATAAATATAATAAATGATGATCTTTTAAATATGAAAATCAAGAATAATTTTGACCTTGTTGTTTCAAACCTTGTGCTTCATAATCTTGGAAGGAGAAGGTTCATAGCATATAAAAATATAAAAATGGCATTGAGGTGCACCGGCCATTTTATAAATGCGGACGGCTTTATAAGAAAGAACATTTTTGTCGAGCCATTAAAAAAGGATGTTTCAAGGATATCTGATATCTTTGATGTTGAATTTGCCATGGAGCCCTCGGATCAGAAAAAAAATGCTCCGTGGCGCTACATACTTGTTTGCATGAGGCCCATCTGCTGA
- a CDS encoding thioredoxin family protein, with product MDEDLEKIKRARLNEIMNELQNRIKTLNESNFGTFVSEGVSVIDFWAPWCAPCHILSPLIEDLAEKYTKVKFGKVNGDENMRLLYQYNITGLPTVLFFKNGMLADRSVGVVPENVLEEKLKWLL from the coding sequence ATGGACGAGGATCTAGAGAAAATAAAAAGGGCAAGGCTCAATGAGATAATGAATGAGCTCCAAAACAGGATAAAAACACTAAACGAATCAAATTTCGGGACATTTGTTTCAGAGGGCGTCTCTGTTATAGACTTCTGGGCTCCATGGTGTGCACCATGCCATATACTATCACCATTAATAGAGGATCTTGCAGAAAAATATACGAAGGTAAAATTTGGCAAGGTAAACGGTGATGAGAACATGAGACTCTTGTATCAGTATAATATAACAGGACTGCCTACTGTTCTATTCTTCAAGAACGGTATGCTTGCAGACAGGTCAGTTGGTGTGGTTCCGGAGAATGTTTTAGAGGAGAAGTTAAAATGGCTGCTTTGA
- a CDS encoding phosphorylase family protein, with the protein MAIITAKSVSENVIIVGNLERQRTVNSFLGNLEKVSEFAGYTSYQGEYNNKKVTTVFHGIGIPSISLITDDLISLGARRIIRFGSCNAIREEIEPGSVVIPQGYSYNFGGTFRQYLNDEYSYSLIPDYDLMLNTVNELESLGIKTFKGRVFTSDALFTHSREFIEKMAKDNHMALELEGAGLYLIAGLKNVKALSVHLAYGNLLNNKKMDASEISEKEKLIAKGILNVLTR; encoded by the coding sequence ATGGCAATAATAACAGCAAAAAGTGTTAGCGAGAATGTAATAATCGTTGGCAATCTGGAAAGGCAGAGAACCGTTAACAGCTTTCTTGGCAATCTGGAAAAGGTATCTGAATTTGCAGGGTATACATCATACCAGGGAGAATACAATAATAAAAAGGTAACCACGGTCTTTCACGGCATAGGCATTCCATCGATATCATTAATAACAGATGATCTAATATCCCTTGGTGCAAGACGTATAATAAGGTTCGGCTCGTGCAATGCAATAAGGGAGGAAATAGAGCCAGGCTCCGTTGTTATACCGCAGGGCTACTCATACAATTTTGGCGGAACATTCAGGCAGTACCTAAATGATGAATACTCATATTCACTGATACCGGATTACGATCTTATGTTAAATACGGTCAACGAGCTTGAATCTCTTGGCATAAAGACATTTAAGGGCAGGGTCTTTACAAGCGATGCACTTTTCACACATTCAAGGGAATTCATAGAAAAGATGGCAAAAGACAATCATATGGCACTGGAACTAGAAGGCGCCGGACTTTACCTCATTGCCGGATTAAAGAACGTTAAGGCACTATCAGTTCATCTTGCATATGGAAACCTTTTAAACAATAAAAAGATGGATGCATCAGAGATATCTGAAAAAGAAAAATTAATAGCAAAGGGAATATTAAACGTTTTAACAAGATAG
- a CDS encoding adenosylcobinamide amidohydrolase — MASLSFMIKEYNDYYIIDFKRPVRKFSSAPFNGGVGTSLRYINRTVNLNYNDDPSLEIMEFLIRNKIDLNGTVVTLTAVPVSQRVIKSINIDKYKMESVITAGFENALSIGNRNNFYGTVNIAVITDMPLSDAAAINLMQSITEAKAQAMNDLNIMDKKTGLRSPGTSTDTVNVFIDNFNMDIRYAGRLTDPGYYSSLIVYDSIIEIYKRHYLKL, encoded by the coding sequence ATGGCATCATTATCATTTATGATAAAAGAATATAATGATTATTACATCATAGATTTTAAAAGGCCTGTGAGAAAGTTCAGCTCCGCACCATTTAACGGCGGTGTTGGCACATCACTGAGATATATAAACAGAACAGTTAATTTAAATTACAATGATGATCCTTCATTGGAAATAATGGAATTTCTAATAAGAAATAAAATTGATTTAAATGGTACTGTTGTAACATTAACAGCCGTGCCCGTATCGCAAAGAGTAATCAAAAGCATTAATATTGATAAATATAAAATGGAATCAGTAATAACTGCAGGATTTGAAAATGCATTATCCATTGGTAACAGAAACAACTTTTACGGAACTGTAAACATTGCGGTTATAACAGATATGCCGCTATCGGATGCCGCGGCAATAAACCTGATGCAGTCAATAACTGAGGCAAAGGCACAGGCAATGAACGATCTAAATATCATGGATAAAAAGACCGGTCTGAGGTCTCCAGGAACATCAACGGACACTGTAAACGTATTCATAGACAATTTTAACATGGATATTAGATACGCCGGAAGGTTAACAGATCCAGGGTATTATTCATCATTAATTGTATATGATTCAATAATTGAGATCTATAAAAGGCATTATTTAAAATTATAA